GGATCAGGTGAAATATCAGTCCGCTCACCACGAACTGATAGCCAGCGCCCTGGCGACTAAAATAGCCCATGAAATTAATCCGCAAAACCAGGTCGGTTGTATGCTGGCTGGCGGTAATTTTTATCCTTATTCGTGTAAGCCGGAAGATGTGTGGACCGCGCTGGAAAAAGACCGCGAAAACCTGTTCTTTATTGATGTGCAGGCGCGCGGGGCCTACCCGGCTTATTCTGCCCGCGTGTTTCGCGACAAAGGCGTGGTCATAGAAAAAGCCCCAGAAGATGACGACATCCTGAAAAACACCGTCGATTTCGTCTCGTTCAGCTATTACGCATCGCGCTGCGCCTCGGCGGAAATGAACACCGGCAATACCAGCGCCGCCAACGTGGTGAAGTCGCTGCGTAATCCGTATATTGCGGCCAGCGAATGGGGCTGGGGCATCGATCCGCTTGGTCTGCGCATCACCATGAATATGATGTATGACCGCTACCAGAAACCGCTATTTCTGGTGGAGAACGGGCTGGGAGCGAAGGATGAAATCGATGCCAATGGTGAGATCAATGACGACTATCGCATTAGCTATTTACGCGAACATATTCGCGCCATGGCAGACGCGATTGAAGATGGCGTGCCCCTGATGGGTTACACCACCTGGGGCTGTATCGATCTGGTTTCTGCCTCAACCGGTGAGATGAGCAAACGCTACGGTTTTGTGTATGTGGACCGCGATGACGCGGGCAACGGCACGCTGGCGCGCACCCGCAAGAAATCATTCTGGTGGTACAAAAAAGTAATCGCCAGCAACGGCGCCGATCTGGCATAACAGATCTGCCGGAGGGGGTTACAGTCTTCCGGCAGAATTACATATTTTCATTTCATTTATTACATTCCAGATGTGGAATCGTCCTTCCAGTTTCAGGTTTGCCCTCATCCTTTTTTACTGGCATTTTATTCAGTAGTTTTTAATCCTGGCCGTTCACCACAAGGAAGCGTGCATGTTTGATAAAAAGGGTAAATCAGCAGAGGTAATCACCAAACCGGTACGTCGCTTGAAAGTCAGCTATGTCAGAAAACGCCATGAAGATCCAAAAACGGGTTACACGCGACGAATCAGTCGG
This window of the Citrobacter freundii ATCC 8090 = MTCC 1658 = NBRC 12681 genome carries:
- a CDS encoding 6-phospho-beta-glucosidase yields the protein MSVFPQGFLWGGALAANQSEGAYREGGKGLTTVDMLPHGTHRMPVKLGQEKRFALRDNEFYPSHQAIDFYHRYKEDIALMAEMGFTVFRTSIAWSRLYPNGDELTPNEEGIAFYQSVFAECKKYGIEPLVTLCHFDVPMHLVTEYGSWRNRKMVEFFTRYARTCFEAFDGLVKYWLTFNEINIMLHSPFSGAGLVFEEGENQDQVKYQSAHHELIASALATKIAHEINPQNQVGCMLAGGNFYPYSCKPEDVWTALEKDRENLFFIDVQARGAYPAYSARVFRDKGVVIEKAPEDDDILKNTVDFVSFSYYASRCASAEMNTGNTSAANVVKSLRNPYIAASEWGWGIDPLGLRITMNMMYDRYQKPLFLVENGLGAKDEIDANGEINDDYRISYLREHIRAMADAIEDGVPLMGYTTWGCIDLVSASTGEMSKRYGFVYVDRDDAGNGTLARTRKKSFWWYKKVIASNGADLA
- a CDS encoding SymE family type I addiction module toxin is translated as MFDKKGKSAEVITKPVRRLKVSYVRKRHEDPKTGYTRRISRHASLTLNGDWLEQAGFPTGTAVNVSVMQGKLIIEQAIE